Part of the Tolypothrix sp. PCC 7910 genome, GAGGGGCGTTGCTCAAAGTGAGTGAGAGCAAGATAAACTTGGATATCTAAAGAACGACGATAGGCGATCGCATCCCATTCTGCTTCGTCGGTAGCTTGCAATACTACACCAAAGGCACGGCGGAAGTTGCCAAATTCGCTCAGTAGTTCCTGTTCGTTGCTCAATTCTCCTTTGACTGGTAATCTCCCGCGTTGGGTGAAAAATGCCATTAATGGTGCCAGCAGTTCTTGATAATCTTCAAAGCGCTTGCTGGGAATGCGAACTCTGGGCGTAGAAGTGCGAGAAAAGAAGCGGATGGCTTTAAAACTTTCTTTTTCAGCTTCATCTCGAAAGACAAAATAAACACCTAAAGCTACGGGTACAGCATCTACATTCAGTACCTCATCAATGTAACTTTTAAGTTCTTCTTGCTCGTAATATTTCTGAAAAGTATTGCGCCGGGTAACAATACCATCGCTGTAAGCTATTTGTGTTTTACTTGGAGCGTTAATTAAAACTTGTGCAGCGACTATTAGGACTTTACGAGTAAGTTCCCAAGCTTTAATTAAGCTTTCCCGGCGTTCTTGAGTATCTTCGATAACGTTGAGGACATAACCTAAATTGACAACATCGGCGGCGGTGATTTCATCATCAGGATAATAATAAGGGTCCCAGCCGGCGCTGGTATAACCTAAATTTGCCACCCGCTGGACATCGCCACCGTAGCCACAACCGTAGTCAAAGAAACTGGTGTCCTGATTGAGGATTGACCATTCTATCGCTAGTCGTACTGGACGAGAGATGTCAGTACGTGCGATCGCAGCTCTGTGACGCTCGATTTCTAACGCTTCAGGCATAATACAGTCAACAATCAACAGTTAACAGTTAACTAATATCCTGTCAATCTTTTAGCGCTAGTTCAATTAAATCTTCAATTTTCTTGATATTTGGATCACCAGCTAAGTAACCAATTCCCCGATGTAAATGCAAGCGAAATTGGCTAGCTAGGGTTTCTTTATCGGTGGCGTAACCGTCATTATGACACCTTTGCTTAAGGGCGAGGAGAAGGATATCGGACATATCCCCACCAAAGACACGCCAGGTTAATTCCACATTGCTATCTTGGGGGATGGGTACAGGGGAAGGTGGTGTAGGTTCTGCAAGGGAACGACAAAAAGCCCAACGACATAATATATTCCATTGGTCAATTTTGGTGCTGCGACGCAGTTTGAGTAGTTGGTCTTTAGCTGTTTGAGAAAGTTTAAATCTTTCAATTGGGGATTCCATACGAATTACCAAAAGTAGCCCGTTTTGATTGTTGTTTGACGAGTGGTAGAGTTGTATTTTAAAAGATATTCGTGAGCGATCGCTTCATTTTCTCTCAGTGTTTCAACTTCTTTTTTACCAATTTCTGTATCCGTAGAAAGCAAAATTACTTGGTGGCTGGCGGAAGGAAAGTAGCGTTCTACTAAGTTACTGCGGTGGGAGGAGTCGAGTCTGCCAAGTGGTGTGTCAATTGCTACTGGTAAACGGCGACCGGAGACTCTCGCTAATCCCCAGAGAAAGGCGATCGCCAGTAGTTGTTTTTCGCCAGCAGAAAGACGATGTTTGGGAACGGGTTTACCGTTTAAGTCGTAAAGTGAAAGGCTAAAGGTGTTGGTGTCAATCGCCACGCGATGAACTAAATCAGATTTGTGTAACAGATAGCGGAAGCATTCTGTGACTTCTACTTCTAATTTGTTGAGTTTTCTCAAAGTTAATTTCTCGCGAAAAAGTTTGAGAGTTTCTTGAACTCTAGCCGCAGATTCAATAATATGTCCTTTGTTTTGAAGTTTAAGGCTTGTCTCTGTGTAGTTTTCTAAGCTTTTTTTGGTATTATCAATCGCCGTTACTAATTCATCTAAACGACGTTTAGCTATTTCCCAACTAGCTTTGGCTTCTGCAACTTGCTGTTGCGCTTGCTGTAATTCAT contains:
- the dndE gene encoding DNA sulfur modification protein DndE — its product is MESPIERFKLSQTAKDQLLKLRRSTKIDQWNILCRWAFCRSLAEPTPPSPVPIPQDSNVELTWRVFGGDMSDILLLALKQRCHNDGYATDKETLASQFRLHLHRGIGYLAGDPNIKKIEDLIELALKD
- a CDS encoding DNA phosphorothioation-associated putative methyltransferase encodes the protein MPEALEIERHRAAIARTDISRPVRLAIEWSILNQDTSFFDYGCGYGGDVQRVANLGYTSAGWDPYYYPDDEITAADVVNLGYVLNVIEDTQERRESLIKAWELTRKVLIVAAQVLINAPSKTQIAYSDGIVTRRNTFQKYYEQEELKSYIDEVLNVDAVPVALGVYFVFRDEAEKESFKAIRFFSRTSTPRVRIPSKRFEDYQELLAPLMAFFTQRGRLPVKGELSNEQELLSEFGNFRRAFGVVLQATDEAEWDAIAYRRSLDIQVYLALTHFEQRPSWQKLAPEIRHDIKAFFGSYEEACGVADQKLFSLGQPRVVQTACEKSKIGKHTRGALYVHVSALAELDALLRIYEGCASRTIGRVDGATLIKFCTDKPQICYLFYPEFDSDPHPALKASIIIDFLTLKITHRDYENRANPPILHRKETFVTQNYPRYEEFAKLTQQEQQLGLLQQKSEIGTREGWEKCLAAHGVEIRGHEVYQV